Proteins from one Cryptomeria japonica chromosome 4, Sugi_1.0, whole genome shotgun sequence genomic window:
- the LOC131028141 gene encoding uncharacterized protein LOC131028141, whose product MYENYDILFPDQPVVDLYLPMWAKHLHLANKPAFKWVDEAGNEQCSLTYSELHASASTIASNLKSTLQRGDTVLILCPPGIEFVGIIFGCQRAGLASVPILPPHPSFSSQEDCSKLVRILQQTQPKATIASPAYISSVMKHTNANEIGILFNKMRLISLVSLFKANAQEASLINKGGESNYNGCRARDLFLIQYTSGATGIPKPVLLTAGSAAHNVRAGRRAYDLQPWSVIVSWLPQYHDCGLMFLLLTVVSAATCILTSPFMFIKRPILWLEMVSKYKATCTPVPSFALPLVQNYISSGSNGEPHIKLNLESLRNLIVINEPIYGAVVESFVKRFSVFGLNASAMAPSYGLAENCTFVSTAWGPNMSQPPTYSGLLPCARICSQLELGIEMIVVDPKTCEEVEAGEEGEIWISSPSNGDGYLDDPWLTNQIFLARLHTKGDWDKGNFYLRTGDMGVITKGNDQYLYITGRLKDVIRAGGRLVHPHYLETTAFMSCTQSLRAGCAAAFEADIATANTRAIVVIAELQNLKDKYNRGHDEEKMKRICENIYLCIEKEHGVAVSFVGLVKARSVPKTTSGKLQRWKTRRLLMSGEIELVHKEWFGVINYDNFLLKCCNGTDLCERCRGLQLQQLSNNDKTEVGYGFLKSLL is encoded by the exons TGCATCCACCATTGCCTCAAATCTTAAGAGTACACTGCAAAGAGGTGATACAGTTTTAATTCTCTGCCCACCTGGTATTGAATTTGTAGGAATCATATTTGGGTGCCAAAGAGCTGGGCTAGCGAGTGTTCCCATACTCCCTCCTCATCCATCCTTCTCTTCTCAG GAGGATTGCAGTAAACTTGTACGGATACTGCAACAGACTCAGCCAAAGGCTACCATAGCTTCTCCGGCCTATATTTCAAGTGTCATGAAACACACTAATGCAAATGAAATTGGTATTTTGTTTAATAAAATGCGGTTGATATCACTGGTATCCTTATTCAAAGCCAATGCACAAGAGGCATCCTTAATTAACAAAGGAGGTGAGAGCAATTACAATGGGTGTAGAGCAAGAGATCTGTTTTTGATACAGTATACTTCTGGTGCAACTGGCATCCCTAAGCCAGTCCTGTTAACAGCAGGATCCGCAGCACACAATGTAAGAGCAGGAAGAAGAGCATATGATCTTCAGCCATGGAGTGTCATAGTTTCATGGCTTCCTCAGTACCATGACTGTGGCCTCATGTTCCTTCTCCTTACCGTTGTTAGTGCTGCAACCTGTATTTTAACTTCTCCATTCATGTTCATCAAAAGGCCAATCTTGTGGCTGGAAATGGTGAGCAAATACAAGGCTACCTGCACACCAGTGCCATCTTTTGCCCTTCCTCTTGTGCAAAACTACATAAGCAGTGGTTCTAATGGAGAGCCACACATCAAACTGAATCTGGAGTCCCTAAGAAATCTTATAGTGATTAATGAGCCTATATATGGTGCTGTTGTGGAGAGCTTTGTGAAGAGATTTTCGGTATTTGGTCTGAATGCATCTGCCATGGCTCCATCCTATGGACTAGCAGAAAACTGTACGTTTGTATCCACTGCGTGGGGCCCCAATATGAGCCAACCTCCTACTTACAGCGGCCTTTTGCCTTGTGCAAGAATTTGCTCACAATTGGAACTGGGCATTGAGATGATAGTTGTTGATCCAAAGACTTGTGAAGAAGTTGAAGCTGGCGAAGAAGGTGAGATTTGGATCTCCTCTCCAAGCAATGGAGACGGCTACCTGGACGACCCATGGCTTACAAACCAG ATATTTCTTGCAAGGCTACATACAAAAGGAGATTGGGACAAAGGAAATTTTTACTTGAGAACAGGAGATATGGGAGTCATTACAAAAGGCAATGATCAGTACTTATATATCACTGGTCGTCTCAAGGACGTTATAAGAGCAGGTGGTCGTTTGGTGCATCCTCACTACCTTGAAACAACTGCCTTCATGAGCTGTACTCAAAGTTTGAGAGCAGGTTGTGCGGCTGCCTTTGAAGCAGACATAGCTACTGCTAACACAAGGGCAATTGTAGTGATTGCTGAACTGCAGAATTTGAAGGATAAATATAACAGAGGCCATGATGAAGAGAAGATGAAGAGAATTTGTGAAAACATTTATTTGTGTATTGAGAAGGAGCATGGAGTGGCTGTTAGCTTTGTTGGGTTGGTAAAAGCTCGGAGTGTTCCAAAGACTACATCAGGGAAATTACAGAGATGGAAAACAAGAAGACTATTAATGAGTGGTGAGATTGAATTGGTACATAAAGAATGGTTTGGAGTTATTAATTATGATAATTTCTTGCTCAAGTGCTGCAATGGGACAGATCTGTGTGAGAGATGTAGAGGGCTACAGCTACAACAGCTTTCAAACAATGACAAAACTGAAGTGGGTTATGGTTTTTTGAAATCATTACTGTAA